In Perca fluviatilis chromosome 3, GENO_Pfluv_1.0, whole genome shotgun sequence, the following proteins share a genomic window:
- the LOC120556420 gene encoding carbohydrate sulfotransferase 8-like isoform X2 produces MQDKDRGKSDNYQLQETDDILSSPIPPMQFPHFEESRQAATLGSLEQSRQTAIPGSREQNRQMLTTWSREQDITSLHVSKRHRKLLKTSPPIHHTTKKDSSSPSSPLSSSSSSSSSSSVSSPSVFGSSILDRWKKLADIQVARRQLMKEICAKYKSNISKTITGHHVKNLFVEDKYKLLYCQVPKAGCSNWKRTLMVLAGMAPNAQSIKHDTVHDGNHLRELRTFDHKGVMHRLETYTKVMFVREPLERIVSAYRDKFENPNDYYHNLFGKPIISKYRANPSAEALKTGNGVTFKEFVQYLLDVHRPVGMDIHWEQANQLCNPCLIDYDFIGKFESMEEESNFLLRLTGAPPNVKLPSFKDRNPADKRTSTEITEKYFSQVSTLERQRIYDFYYTDYLMFNYTKPFKDLY; encoded by the coding sequence AtgcaagacaaagacagaggCAAATCTGATAATTATCAGCTACAAGAAACAGACGACATCTTGTCCAGCCCAATCCCTCCAATGCAGTTCCCACACTTTGAGGAGAGTAGACAGGCGGCCACCCTTGGGTCTCTGGAGCAGAGTAGACAGACGGCTATCCCTGGGTCTCGAGAGCAGAATAGACAGATGCTCACCACTTGGTCTCGGGAGCAGGACATAACCTCCCTTCATGTCTCTAAAAGACACCGCAAACTGCTGAAAACAAGTCCTCCAATCCATCACACCACCAAAAAGGATTCCTCATCCCCTTCTTCTCCcttgtcctcttcttcttcctcctcctcctcatcctcagtTTCCTCCCCTTCTGTCTTTGGCTCTTCCATCCTTGACAGGTGGAAAAAGCTTGCCGATATTCAGGTTGCACGCCGGCAACTGATGAAGGAGATCTGTGCCAAGTACAAAAGCAACATCTCCAAGACCATCACAGGTCATCATGTGAAAAACCTCTTTGTGGAGGACAAGTACAAGTTGTTGTACTGCCAGGTGCCGAAGGCGGGCTGTTCCAACTGGAAGAGGACCCTGATGGTGCTGGCAGGCATGGCCCCCAATGCTCAGAGCATTAAACACGACACAGTACATGACGGCAACCATCTCAGGGAGCTTAGAACCTTTGACCACAAAGGAGTCATGCACCGTCTGGAGACCTACACCAAAGTCATGTTTGTCCGAGAGCCTTTAGAGAGAATAGTGTCAGCTTATAGGGACAAGTTTGAAAATCCTAACGACTACTACCACAACCTGTTTGGGAAACCCATCATCTCCAAGTACAGGGCGAACCCATCCGCTGAGGCCCTAAAGACAGGCAATGGGGTCACGTTCAAGGAGTTTGTCCAGTACCTGCTGGATGTCCACCGGCCCGTGGGAATGGACATCCACTGGGAGCAGGCAAACCAGCTCTGCAACCCTTGTCTCATAGACTATGACTTCATCGGCAAGTTTGAGAGCATGGAGGAAGAGTCCAACTTTCTCCTGCGATTGACTGGGGCACCACCCAACGTCAAGCTGCCCAGTTTTAAAGATAGGAACCCAGCTGACAAGAGAACATCTACGGAGatcacagaaaaatacttttcaCAGGTCAGCACGTTGGAGAGACAGCGTATCTATGACTTCTACTACACAGACTATCTGATGTTTAACTACACCAAGCCTTTTAAAGATTTATATTGA